One genomic window of Cottoperca gobio chromosome 10, fCotGob3.1, whole genome shotgun sequence includes the following:
- the rnf44 gene encoding RING finger protein 44 isoform X2 produces MRPWEIAVNRLPPTAPLNPRRFLGEPCNSPVHLRRSPPLRRQWGRRDRPVLHTSLVQDENFHHLLFSQHHQQVPLDESRQYSHTSTPPRMLHPAAHLPQQSPIMVDLHDQMHQGSVPISYTVTTVTTHGFPIHTGQPLPGCNTQQLPACSLIQACTMQHMPVSYQAFPPLISSEHFVLHPTPSVPPHQPPHLTPLSQFVPLQPQHPRMPLQRVDNEVDLRGDQHPLRTFSYPPSHHPPALPPSLPLQYLPQEPLHQELPFGVPYPHMLPRRVSGQRYRLQQPLPPPPPPSYYPGFLPYFLSMLPVPPTAVGPAISLDLDVDDVEMENYEALLNLAERLGEAKPRGLTKADIEQLPSYRFNSENHLSEQTLCVVCFSDFECRQLLRVLPCNHEFHAKCVDKWLKTNRTCPICRADASDVHREVE; encoded by the exons ATGCGACCATGGGAAATAGCAGTAAATAGGCTGCCACCAACAGCCCCCTTAAACCCAAGGAGGTTCCTTGGAGAGCCCTGCAACTCCCCAGTGCATCTCAGGAGAAG CCCACCATTGAGACGCCAGTGGGGGAGACGAGACAGACCTGTACTGCACACTTCTCTGGTCCAGGATGAGAACTTCCATCATCTGCTTTTCTCCCAACATCACCAACAGGTTCCTTTAGATGAGTCCAGACAATACAGCCACACCAGCACACCTCCACGCATGCTTCACCCTGCTGCCCACCTGCCCCAGCAGAGCCCCATCATGGTGGATCTACATGACCAG atGCACCAGGGATCCGTTCCAATTTCATACACTGTTACGACGGTGACGACCCATGGATTTCCCATCCACACCGGGCAGCCCCTTCCAGGGTGCAACACTCAGCAGCTCCCAGCATGCTCG ctCATACAGGCATGTACCATGCAGCACATGCCAGTGTCTTATCAAGCCTTTCCACCCCTGATCTCCAGCGAACATTTTGTATTGCACCCGACCCCATCTGTACCCCCCCACCAGCCGCCGCACCTTACACCTTTGAGCCAGTTTGTCCCTTTACAGCCTCAGCACCCACGCATG CCTCTACAGAGGGTAGACAATGAAGTTGACCTAAGAGGGGACCAGCACCCATTAAGGACCTTCTCCTACCCTCCCTCTCACCACCCACCAGCACTGCCTCCTTCTCTGCCGCTACAGTATCTTCCTCAAGAGCCTCTGCATCAGGAGCTTCCCTTTGGAGTG CCATACCCCCACATGCTGCCCCGGCGAGTGAGTGGACAGAGATACCGGTTGCAGCaacctctcccccctcctccccctccatctTACTACCCAGGCTTCCTCCCATATTTCCT gTCGATGCTTCCTGTGCCTCCTACAGCAGTGGGCCCGGCCATCAGTCTAGACCTGGATGTGGATGATGTGGAGATGGAAAACTATGAG gcATTACTGAATCTGGCAGAGAGGTTGGGTGAAGCGAAGCCACGTGGACTCACTAAAGCCGATATAGAGCAACTTCCGTCCTACAGATTCAACTCAGAGAATCATCTATCTGAACAAACGCT gTGTGTTGTGTGCTTTAGTGACTTTGAGTGCAGGCAGCTACTTCGGGTATTACCTTGTAACCACGAATTCCATGCAAAGTGTGTGGATAAATGGTTAAAG ACCAATCGCACTTGTCCCATCTGTCGAGCCGATGCGTCGGACGTACACCGGGAGGTGGAGTGA
- the rnf44 gene encoding RING finger protein 44 isoform X1, which translates to MRPWEIAVNRLPPTAPLNPRRFLGEPCNSPVHLRRSPPLRRQWGRRDRPVLHTSLVQDENFHHLLFSQHHQQVPLDESRQYSHTSTPPRMLHPAAHLPQQSPIMVDLHDQMHQGSVPISYTVTTVTTHGFPIHTGQPLPGCNTQQLPACSVMFSGQLSLLCCLPPPLIQACTMQHMPVSYQAFPPLISSEHFVLHPTPSVPPHQPPHLTPLSQFVPLQPQHPRMPLQRVDNEVDLRGDQHPLRTFSYPPSHHPPALPPSLPLQYLPQEPLHQELPFGVPYPHMLPRRVSGQRYRLQQPLPPPPPPSYYPGFLPYFLSMLPVPPTAVGPAISLDLDVDDVEMENYEALLNLAERLGEAKPRGLTKADIEQLPSYRFNSENHLSEQTLCVVCFSDFECRQLLRVLPCNHEFHAKCVDKWLKTNRTCPICRADASDVHREVE; encoded by the exons ATGCGACCATGGGAAATAGCAGTAAATAGGCTGCCACCAACAGCCCCCTTAAACCCAAGGAGGTTCCTTGGAGAGCCCTGCAACTCCCCAGTGCATCTCAGGAGAAG CCCACCATTGAGACGCCAGTGGGGGAGACGAGACAGACCTGTACTGCACACTTCTCTGGTCCAGGATGAGAACTTCCATCATCTGCTTTTCTCCCAACATCACCAACAGGTTCCTTTAGATGAGTCCAGACAATACAGCCACACCAGCACACCTCCACGCATGCTTCACCCTGCTGCCCACCTGCCCCAGCAGAGCCCCATCATGGTGGATCTACATGACCAG atGCACCAGGGATCCGTTCCAATTTCATACACTGTTACGACGGTGACGACCCATGGATTTCCCATCCACACCGGGCAGCCCCTTCCAGGGTGCAACACTCAGCAGCTCCCAGCATGCTCGGTAATGTTCAGCGGacagctctctctgctctgctgccttcctcctcct ctCATACAGGCATGTACCATGCAGCACATGCCAGTGTCTTATCAAGCCTTTCCACCCCTGATCTCCAGCGAACATTTTGTATTGCACCCGACCCCATCTGTACCCCCCCACCAGCCGCCGCACCTTACACCTTTGAGCCAGTTTGTCCCTTTACAGCCTCAGCACCCACGCATG CCTCTACAGAGGGTAGACAATGAAGTTGACCTAAGAGGGGACCAGCACCCATTAAGGACCTTCTCCTACCCTCCCTCTCACCACCCACCAGCACTGCCTCCTTCTCTGCCGCTACAGTATCTTCCTCAAGAGCCTCTGCATCAGGAGCTTCCCTTTGGAGTG CCATACCCCCACATGCTGCCCCGGCGAGTGAGTGGACAGAGATACCGGTTGCAGCaacctctcccccctcctccccctccatctTACTACCCAGGCTTCCTCCCATATTTCCT gTCGATGCTTCCTGTGCCTCCTACAGCAGTGGGCCCGGCCATCAGTCTAGACCTGGATGTGGATGATGTGGAGATGGAAAACTATGAG gcATTACTGAATCTGGCAGAGAGGTTGGGTGAAGCGAAGCCACGTGGACTCACTAAAGCCGATATAGAGCAACTTCCGTCCTACAGATTCAACTCAGAGAATCATCTATCTGAACAAACGCT gTGTGTTGTGTGCTTTAGTGACTTTGAGTGCAGGCAGCTACTTCGGGTATTACCTTGTAACCACGAATTCCATGCAAAGTGTGTGGATAAATGGTTAAAG ACCAATCGCACTTGTCCCATCTGTCGAGCCGATGCGTCGGACGTACACCGGGAGGTGGAGTGA